The Canis lupus dingo isolate Sandy chromosome 18, ASM325472v2, whole genome shotgun sequence genome includes the window tgtaatttttatttatttatgatagtcagagagagagagagagagagagagagagaggcagagacataggcagagggagaagcaggctccatgcaccgggagcccgacgtgggactcgatcccgggtctccaggatcgcgccctgggccaaaggcaggcgccaaaccgctgcgccacccagggatccccaacaaggCTATATTTTGCTAGCTGTACTCAATGGGATATTAGACCATAACTTTAAGTAATAAGTAATATGATTAAAACAACCACATATGGTGTTGCTGAGCAAAAGCGAGGCAGAACTGCAGAGTATGATTAAAGTCATATGAAAAGACTAGGAGTCAGCTAAAAGGGGAAACCAGAAAAAATGGTAACAATGGTtatgatcaggccctggactcATTGTACTTCTCCTTTACCGCCTCTGTTTTTCAAAGGTTCTTTAATTGTACGTATTCACCATCATAGAGGGGACAGTTTATTTGCCAActcatagcataacacccagtgctcatcccgccaagtgcccccctcagtgcccagacccagtcaccccaaccccccacccacctccctttccaccaccccttgttcatttcccagagttaggagtctctcatgttctgtctccctctctgatattttcactcattttgtctcctttcctctttattcgctttcactattttttatattccccaaatgaatgagaccatataatgtttgtccttctccgattggctgatttcactcagcatattaccttccagttccatccacgtcgaagcaaatggtgggtatttgtcgtttctaatggctgaggaatattccattgtatacatagaccacatcttctttatccattcatctttcggtggacaccgaggctccctccacagtttggctattgtggacattgctgctagaaacatcggggtgcaggtatcccgacgtttcattgcatctctatctttggggtaaatccccagcagggcaattgctgggtcgtagggcaggtctatttttaaccctttgaagaacctccacacagttttccagagtggctgcaccaggtcacattcccaccaacagtgcaagagggttctcctcaTAAAGggggcattttaaaaagaatcattgcATCCTGCTGATGCCCACTGTTCGGCATCCTACACAGTTTCCAGTGTCCTTACCAAGGATCTACTCATCTAGCCTATTTGGATTCCTTTGGTGATGGGGGACTCAGTTCCCCCAGGGCTTCCTGTCCATTCCTAGGCTACTGTTGACCTTCCTTTAGACTAGGAGACCCCCAATATCTGCTACTAGGACTCTCCCTTCTACTActatttctgctgcttctttcaagattttatttatttattcatgacagacacagagagaggggcagagacacaggcagagggagaagcagactccttgcagggaaacccgatgtggaactcaatctcaggaccatgggatcacgacctgagccaaagagatgctcaaccactgagccacccaggtaccctggaatctctcttcttccttcattccaCTCTTTCATTGATATCCACTGtaccccaggtgccctgggctgccctagggGTTCTGAACCTGACCCACAAGACAGGTTGGAAACACTGAAACAGACAGAGGTGGAtttgagttctttaaaaatgtctctggctacagtggggagtgggtgggggtaACAGGAGTGGGTACACCAAAGCAGTGACGGGCTGCTGCAGAATTCAGGGGGGGCAGTCAGATGGAGGGTATCTGGGCGGGAAGGGTTGTCATCATCTGGCAGACAGCCATACCCACGAGCTGTATTTTTAACACACTTGCTGGTTTCAGAAAGGGCCGTCCATCATTCTTGACAAAGTGCTCGTTTTGGGAGAGCTCATTTATATCCTGAACAGGCTGCCTGGTCTTCCCCTCAGAGCTGCAATTGTCATATACATTTGCATCCCGTTAATAAATGGAAGTGCCTGCACATAATGGGACTTACTCCATTTTCTGCTTGAAAGTCTACAGCAAAAATCCCCAATGCATGGACATGGTCCTCACCCTCTAATGCCTGGAGGACCCCTCAGAATCTCTAAGGGCATGCATCTATCTGTATGGACTATAATTTTacctttggaaaaggaaaaagaaatacttacCTTATCCCCAATGCACTTATAGAAAGTAAAGCTTGACAAAGGAGAACAGTGGATTTTGAGATGCGGTGCTTTGTTGAAAGGGTGATGGGCATAACAGGGCACAGAATCACCTTGAAAATTGACCTCTAGTCTTCACtgctttttagaaatgcagactcctgGGCTCTTCCTGCCCCAGACCTGCTGGGTCAGAATCTGGGACCAGGGTCTGGGAGAGAGAGGTGGGATCAGCCAGTGCAGCTGATCCGAGCCAGCAGGGCGCCTGGGGCCTGACTGCTGCAGATTGATCCAAATCCTGGGTAAAGATTTTGAGTCTTTCTGTCCTTGCTGGAGGCCTGATTTTTTCCCCAACCAGGCCAGAACCCACTCAGGGGGCTGTGTGCGAGGCCACCTCTGTTTTCCCTGATATGCCAACCTTGTTTGACTGGGCATATATTAGAGGAAGCAAGTGGAAGAGAAGGCTTGGGCCACACTAGGGAACTCTGCATCTCCAAATTGCAGAGGAAATTCTCCATTAGAGTTTTAACTGTCCTTTCAGCAATACCCATATGTCCCACCTAATAACGTGAAACAGACCTGATCATTATTGGCTTTCTTCTGATGATAGAGGTGGTAGGTACTGTAGGTTGTTCAAAGACAAAGGAATAAATCAAATAGAAGTGAACAAAGTGGCATGAGAGACATCTGTTGTGTGCACCACTtggtgaaaatgagaaaatgtgttcCATGGGCATGCAAAAATAGCTGTGCCAAACTTTCCTGATCATGAACTCCCAAGGGAAAGGTTTCTTTATTCAATCAACCAGTATTTATTTACTGTGTCTATTTAGTGATCAGGGACCAGGAAAATGCTGGAATGTCCACCCACTGACTCAGGAAGTATCTCTGTGGGAAAAGGAGGGCAGGTACATCATGGCAGGGTGCCCCTGGGCCTCCCTTACTCTCACCCCTGCCCAGCAAGTGATGGATCTTGGCCGCCACGCCAGCCGCCGCTTCTTCAACTGGCTTTACTGGAGCATCAACGTGGGTGCCGTGGGCTACAGTATCACCATGGGCTGCGTGGACCTGGccttcttcatcttcctcttcgCCACCCCCATCTTCATCACCAAGCCCCCTACAGGCAGCCAAGTGTCCTCTATGCTGAAACTCGCTTTCCAAAGCTGCTGTCCCCACCTGCGGCACCGACACTCTGTCGGGTAAGAAGGGTGCTCTTGGTGACGGGGGCCATGGAGCCTGGAGACGTGCTGTGCTTCTCCTGGGGAGGTGCAGTCCTCTTGGAAGAATGTTCTGGGTCAGCTCCCATGGTAGCCCTTTATGACAACCTGCTGTGCAAGGGCCAGAGCTGCCCCGCTGTGACCTTGCTGGTGATGGAGcccaaggtggtggtggtggtcctGCCCACGGACTAACTCAAGAGAGTATAAGGCTGGTTGTGCACGGTCTTGACAGTGATGATCGAGGTAGAGGGGGAGGTGTTCATCAGCAGCCACGGTGAAGATAATTCAGCAGTGGTTGACAAAGGCATTAGGACTGGCTGATGATGGAGACGATGGTACCAGGGAAGGCTGTTGGGATATAACATGAGTAATTCAACACCACAAGGGTAGCAAGTGTAAGAAAATctaagagggcacctgggtggctcagtcggttaagtgtctgcctgcggctcaggtcatgatctccgggtcctggaatggagccccacactgggatcctgctcaacaggaagcctgcttctccctctccctttgcccctcccccctgcttgtgcgcgtgtgccctctctctctcacgcactctctcaagtaaataaataaataaataaataaaatcttaaaaaaaaaaaaaaaaaagaatgtctaagAAATCAGCCAAACTTGCTCCTCCTCCGTTAGCTGGCATCCCAGGGAGGAAGGTTCAGAACAgtccttcacacacacaccagctTCCTTTTGCCCCTGTCCTTCCTGAAGTTAATTGACCACTTTGCTAAGCAAACATGTCTCCAGACCTTGGAGCCTGTTACAGATCCTATCAGTAGGATCTAGATGGAGAAAGGACAGGACATGTTTGTCTAAGCTGGTGCATTGTGGTGGGGGTTTGTTTTAATGATCCAGCTCAGCCCAACAAACCATCCTGGAACTCAGTTACCTAAGCAATCACATTTTATTACCTCTCATGATGCTGTGGGTGACTGGGCTCAGCCAGGTAGTTGTTCCGCTTCTTGTGatgtcatgggggtggggggctacaGTCATCTGGGGGCCTGAAGGGATTAGAGCATCCAAGACGGCTCACTTATGTGGCTGGCAGTCCAACAAAGGCACCCGGGGTCCCCCTTCATGTGGCCACACACCTGTAGCTGGAGCTCCTCACAGTAAGGAGTCTGGGTTGCAAGACCGAGCCATCACTTCTGCTTGTTCCGTTGGTCAGCACAGCCacaaggccagcccagattcCAGGGCAGGGGAACAGATGGCCTGTTAGTGGAGGAGTGACATCCCACCCTAGGAGGGGAGACGCTGATAGTGGCCATCTTTGGAAATGACCACACTGGTGTTATCCCCTTCGGCATCTCAAAGGATGAGGCAAGACTCTTGAGCAAGAATGgattagaaactagaaaaatgtcAAGACAAAGGGCAAAGGCGGGGGGAGGTCATAGCAGTGGTTGATCTATCCTGTTTCCTTAACATTTCCCCTGCACCCCTACCTCTCCACTGCCTCCATCCTCGTCAGGTAGGGAGAGGGCTATAATAATGCCTGTTCAGGAAGATGGACTTGGAGACAGGGAGTGAGGGTGCATTGGGGTATACCAGATCCGGGctggcctctctctctatccctgtctctctctgagtcAGGCTTAGACTGGGACCTCCCTGCTCTCCGCAGCACACTGATGCTGTGAAGCCAAAAATTCCCGAAGACTCCGCTCACCACAGTCTCTGGTCTGCTTTCCCCGGGGACCACAGCACACGGCTCTTGGCTGGGAGGGGTCTTGAAGAAAGGAGGAGATAGTGAGGGAGTGTAATGGACAGTCAGTGGGAGGCTGGCTTTGGGGGACAGTCGCTTCACTAACGACAAGGAAGGCGAGGATGCTGGCTGAGGTGACGATGGTGATGATGGAGAAGGTGAAGCTTCtggtggagggaggagatgggTCATTTCAGAGATGATGGCTGTGGTCACCGGTGATAGAGGAGCAAGACTAAATAGGGGATAATGGTGGTCATGGTGGTGGCGATGGCTGCTGTTTTATCTGCTGCCCCCATGGCCCCACAGGGACCCTCAAGGCGCCCAACTGCTGCCTGACCAGAGGTCTCCCCAGCCTGGCCCTTCCCCCCAAGAGGACATTGCCAACTTCCAGGTGCTGGTGAAGATCTTGCCCGTCATGGTGACCCTGGTGCCTTACGGATGGTGTACTTCCAGGTGAGCACCCTGCCCGTTAGCTCTGAGGACAGTGGCTCCCCAGTCCCCGGATGGGGCTAAGCTCTCACCATAGAAGCCCAAAGCACGTGGAAATGGGAACAGGTGTTCACAGAGTGACCTGGTGCTACCTGGGGCCTGACACAAAGCCATCCCAGTAATTAATAGCATGAGGAACCCTGGAGACAAATTTGAGGCCCAGGGACTCCAATGTGATCCCATCTGTCTGAGCCTCATGTATAAAACAGGGAGCTTAGGGGTTCTAATAGCTCTAGAGCATTCAGATCCTCTGATGTggcaactgaggcccagagttaCCCTGTGCCCCACAGCCAGTTAGGGGCCACCTCGGGGCATTGAATTCTTTGTAGCAGTGATTCCCCCCGGGTCTGTGTCTCAGAACCACCTGCAAGCTTTTAAAGCAGATTCTGTGTCCCACCCCAGAGTACTGAAAAGAGAATTGTTGGGGGAAGTCTCTAGGAAAATAAACTTCTCAGGGGATACTGGTACTTAGCCAGGTCTGAGAGCCACTGTTCCCCACCATTTCTTACCGGGAAGGTTAGTgcgatgtgtgtgtgtgtgtggggggggggggtggctgtgACCTGACTCCAACTTCTAACCCCCCCATGACAAAGTCTTTGCCTTCCATACCCCTTCAAGAGGAAGCTTGTTTTGAGTCACACAAGATGGGGGTTATGCAAGGCCAGCCTGCTTCTTGGGGGTGGCATAGAGGAGACAGGACAGAGGCATGGGGAGGGGGTCTGTCTGTGTCCATGGCTGATTCTCAGTCATACTGGTTGTCAGAATACTGATGTACTTATGTACCACTTGGTCAATGGCTGTTGTCCTGAGCAGCCCGagtgccctcccctgccccagacccTCGTGTGGGATTGTTCTGGATCCCCTGCATTTTAGAATACTACAGGGGTGATATGTGATGTGAAACTGGGCCCCTTGGAGCTTGCCCCTgcagctgagcccagagccaTGCTGGTGGGTTGATGTCTACCCAGTGTCTGTGCCACGTCCGCCTGTGGGATGAAGCTTGGCCTCAGTGTCAAATgagagctccccatggggacagCCGTGTCATTATCTTCCCCAtgtcaacaaacatttatccaCACTTCCTCTGTGTCAGGCCTTGGAGACACCAAAATGTGAGTCATAACAGCTGTGCCTAGGCTCTGGGATAAGGCTGCACACACAGCTCACGGGCCTGGGAACAGAGCGAAGGAAGCTCCCTGACTGAGCCTGGCTCCTGAGGAGGAAGCAGGGTAGGCAGGTCACATCTCCCCGAGGCTGGGAGAGGGGACAGCTGCCCAGCTGCCCTGTGCTCCTTCTGAAGAACGCCCATCTCGGAGCTTGCGGCCTCACCTCTCCTCGCAGGTGAGGTGGCCAGCTCTGTTCCAGCCATGGCTCCATCTCTCTTGGCAGATGCAGTCTACGTATGTCCTGCAAGGTCTTCATCTCCGCATCCCAAACATTTTCCCAGACCTCCCTGCCGATAGCTCCATAGCTCTGGGAGCCCAGGGTAGCGGCTACAAGGTGAGACCGGGTATGCATTCAGCCCCCGTGATGGGCCTTGCTGGGCGTGTCctctcaaaacagaaagaaattaagctGTTTTCATGCCCAGGAGCAGGGGATCATCAGGAAACAGGAAAAGCACCTGCAGGATGGGGAAACTTGTGCCCCAGCCCAGGCATCCTGCTAAGATGGGGCAGCTTTGCTCCCACCCACCGCTGCTCTGAGGCAGGTCTCACCACCCTGTCTTCATCCCACAGACTCTCAGAGAGGTGCACCCACATCCCAGTTCTACCTTGAGTTCCCACACTCTCCGGGGCCCCTGGATCCCCAGATGTCTGCCTTCCACCAGGACTTTCCAAACCAGTTCCATGGTGTTTCAAAGACTCCTAACATCAAAGATCCTCAGAGCTGGCAGAGAAATTACATTTGCCACCATACCTTCATTCCTTGCCTGGGGCAGACATCACGAATCAATCCTGACCATGTTTTCATGCTGAGCCTGAGAATGTTCGCAGCAGCCATTACCAACTGATAGAAGCCAGAGGAAACCATTTGCCACCTCTGATTTAATCCCATCCCCGATTTAACCCAGCTGAGGAGTGTGCAttccagagaggggagagggctgACCCTGGGTCACCCAAGGACGGTCTGGAGGCCAGCGCTCCCAACTCCAGCCCACAGCTCCTTCTGCTCTGCTAGCCTGTCTTGCTTGGCCCCCTCTTGTTCAGATCCCGGAAGCCTGGCTCCTCCTGGCCAATGTCGTGGTGGTGCTGATCCTGGTGCCCATGAAGGACCACTTGCTCGACCCTTTACTGCTGTGGCACAAGCTGCTTCCCTCAGCCCTGCAGAAGATGGCACTGGGCATGTTCTTTGGTTTTGCCTCTGTCCTTGTGGCAGGTGTGTGGGCCCAAGTGGAGGGatgcagggagggaggctggcctTTGTCTGCAGTTGGGGGAGGTTGGCTCCACTTTGGCAGGTGTTGGAGCCGTGGGTCTGGGCCACATCCACCCTCCTGCCGTGGGTGCCAGTCTTGGCTTCCCAGAGGGTGTGAGCTGAAGGGGATCTTCCTCCTCTGGTCCCCGGCCTCTCCTCATCTTGACAGATGAGGGAGCTCAGgacaagagagggagaaagattttCCCCAGTGGGATGTAAGCTCCCTGAagactggtttttctttttttttctttttcattcactgCTATGAAACTATGCATGGACACCCAGTAAATGGGTTAAATGAATTTTTCAGACACTCAGCCacttaaagaaaagaatttatcaTTTTGCTCTCTTCCTTCTCGTTCAAAAGGATTTGAAGCCATTTACTACAAAGAGGCTCTGGTAAAGAAGCCTTTCATGCCACGACACAAACCTCTGTCCCTTTCACTCCTGAAGTTACTTAGCATCTTTGTGCTCTGTCTTTACAATGGCCGTAGTCATTCATGCAGCCCCCGTGCAGGACCTGGGTTCTGCCCTCGTGGAATGTGGTCTAGCAGGAGTGTTGTGAGGATtcaaaaaaaaggcaaagctgTGAGACATCCAGCACTGTGCCTGGATCacaaggaggaggcagggaaatCAAAGCTCAAAGCCCAGTATTGTGTTGCAAGGAACGAAAACCAAACCAGGTTCTTTTTCAGCTCCGGGCTTTAAGGTACGTTGTCctatttcatcctcacaactcTGGGATTTTTATTCTCGCTTCTTGCATAAGAGCACTGGTtcttagagaggttaagtgatctgcccaaggtcaccactaaccagtggcagggccaggattgGAACCTAAGTGACCTTGCACCACATGCAGTGTTCATGCCACTACGGCACAGCTGTCTTCTAACAATGACCTCCTAAAACTTGGAGGTCAGGTTAGAAACCCTCCTTGATGCTGCAGGAGAGAAGTCACGTGATATGAAGGAAATGGGGCACAAAGAGGTGGAAATCCAGCCCCAAATACTCATCAGCTCGTGTGACTCGGGGCTGATTACTTActctaaatttctttcttcatttgcaaGAATGCATATTAAATGCCCAGCACATAACAGGCTCTCAGTTAATACCAGTTGTTCCTATTCTTGAGTGCCAAAGCCTCATTCTGAGCTTCCTAGCAGCCGAGGCAAAAATCAAGGCGTTTGCCAGAGTTCTCCTTTCCTGCTGTTCAGTCGGTCACCACTGGCCTAGGGAATACCCACCACGTGCCGAGCTTTGCTGCGGGCTAAGCTGAGGACCGGGGGCCTGGCTATTTATGGTGCACCTGTTTCCCCCACCAGGAGGCCTGGAGATGGAGCGTCTACAGTACATCCATCGCAACCAGTGTCCCAGCAGATCGGGAAGGATGTGTACTAGGCGGCACCACTGTCCATCTGGTGGCAGATCCCTCAGTACCTGCTCATTGGGATCAGTGAGATTTTTGCCAGTATCCCAGGTACCCCGGGCCCCTCCCCTGTTCTTGCACCAGTGATGGGCTCTGCCTGGAGCTGCCTCCAAGTCAAAAAGTCTCATGGGCACAGCTTCTGGAGTTTGCAGGAGTAGAGGAAGGCCAGGTTTTCTGAGTGCGGCTGCATTCACCCAGTGGATACTTACTAGCTCCTggtttgtgccaggcactgtggtaggCACTGGAGATTTGGAAGGATGAAGACGCTCCTTGGCAACCTCCCACATAGTCCCTGGCACCATGTGCCTCATTCCCCATGTCTGTGCGTTGCTGTTCCCGATGCCTCGGATTCAAAGTAAACTTACtttacttaaaataaacaaagtattTCCCCTTCACTGCTGAGCCTAAATGCCAGCTCCTCCATACAGCCCTCTCCAAGCCCCCTGGTCACAGGGGGTCCTTCTAGCTCCTTTTATTCACATCTATCACAGCACACGGGTCACTGTGTTGTAATAGTGCAGTATGTTTGTCACCCCCGCCAGGCCTGCGAGCCAGAGCTGTGGAGCGCAGGTGGGCTCTTCGCTCAGCCAAGTAGCAGAAGCTACTCAGCcacaggcccagggctgggctctaGTGGGACTTGCTCGGAATTGTGGAGACCATCACACGGACAGTAAACTCAGTGGAGGGCTGTAGAAGTGACTGGACAGTGTAGGGAAAGCCCCTGGGAcgaggtggggaggaggctggtAGGCAGGGAAGGTGGAACTCCGCAGGTAGGATGCCACAGGCGGAAGTGAAGAGCTAAGGCTTGTGGGGAGTGTGTGCAAGGCTGGGGAGGTATAGGGCCAAGCCTGGGTGTTGAAGTCGTTCCTGAGGGCAATAGCTGCCAccgccccccagccctccaccccaGGGGGATTTTGGCAGGGAAAGGATCCCAATCTTTTAGACAGACCCATCTGGCTGTGTGAGCAggaagaagggaggcaggggggtTTGCAGGTACTTGCAGAGGCTGGGCAGTAAGTGATCAGGACtgtgctttggcccagggcagtggGAACAGAGAGGAGGGCAGACAGTGAGATTTCTGAGGTTGGGTCAAAAGGATTTGGGGAGGATGTTGAAGGCGGGCAGAgagggtaggggagagggaggtgcTGTCCCTGAAATGGGAGACCCAGGAGGAGACAAAACAATGCAGGGGCATCCAGGTGGACGTGTCCAGCCAGGGGAACAGATGAGCAGGGCAGAGGCAAGGGGTCACTGGTACGCAGGTGTCATCCTAGCCATGGGTGGGCAGCCATACAGGGGAGGCCAGGATGGAGGCTTGGTGAGTATGGCCGGAGGCCCTGAGCCTCATCTCTGCTCCTGCATCAGCCGCTTGggttttcccccctccctctgcaggcCTGGAGTTTGCTTACAGAGGCTCCGTGCTCCATGCAGAGTGCCATCATGGGCATCTTCTTCTGCCTGTCGGGGGTGGGCTCACTGCTGGGCTCCAGCCTCGTGGCACTACTGTCACTGCCCCGGGGATGGCTGTACTGCCCCAAGGACTCTGGTGAGTGTGGAGCCCTCCCTGGGATTgggacatgggggggggggggcttggaaAGTGGGTGGCAGCTACCAAGTGCTTTGATGCCAGGCAGAGTAAAACACAGGCTGGACTCAGGAGAGCCAGGTTCTAGCCCAAACCTGGCCAGTTGTCCACAGCGTGGCCTCCCTGCCTTGGGCCTCAGTGTCCGTAACTGTCAAAAAGGAATCCGTGAACTTAGCAGACCTCCAAGGCTCCTTCCCACTTCTGGAAGTCAGTCATTGTGGCCTAGGAGTCACCTTCCTCTgtggtatttgtattttaaacCCCTGAAAGAACAGCCAACAAGGAATTGCAGACGCCACAGGAAACACTGTGGACCACCAGGTGTGAGAGGGCTGC containing:
- the SLC15A3 gene encoding solute carrier family 15 member 3 — protein: MVYFQMQSTYVLQGLHLRIPNIFPDLPADSSIALGAQGSGYKIPEAWLLLANVVVVLILVPMKDHLLDPLLLWHKLLPSALQKMALGMFFGFASVLVAGGLEMERLQYIHRNQCPSRSGRMCTRRHHCPSGGRSLSTCSLGSVRFLPVSQAWSLLTEAPCSMQSAIMGIFFCLSGVGSLLGSSLVALLSLPRGWLYCPKDSGECGALPGIGTWGGGGLESGWQLPSALMPGRVKHRLDSGEPGSSPNLASCPQRGLPALGLSVRNCQKGIRELSRPPRLLPTSGSQSLWPRSHLPLWYLYFKPLKEQPTRNCRRHRKHCGPPGVRGLPAHPLPTLLQLPVPGEPCPT